A region from the Myxococcales bacterium genome encodes:
- a CDS encoding L,D-transpeptidase → MDRILVKKADHTVTLFSKEEVVLRTTAALGPGGAGPKLREGDMVTPVGRYRIVSKGPSRFRTFLGIDYPNEVDKARFARLRASGALPKDARIGGDIGLHAPPKGAPWKVGHKLVDWTAGCIAVDDDEIDLIAKSAPIGTVVDIED, encoded by the coding sequence GTGGATCGCATCCTCGTCAAGAAGGCGGACCACACGGTCACGCTCTTTTCGAAAGAAGAGGTCGTTCTCCGCACGACGGCGGCGCTCGGGCCCGGCGGCGCTGGACCCAAGCTTCGCGAAGGCGACATGGTGACGCCCGTGGGCCGCTATCGCATCGTGTCGAAGGGGCCCTCGCGGTTCCGGACGTTTCTCGGCATCGACTACCCCAACGAGGTCGACAAGGCGCGCTTCGCGCGGCTCCGCGCCAGCGGCGCTTTACCCAAGGACGCCCGCATCGGTGGTGACATCGGCCTCCACGCACCGCCCAAGGGCGCGCCGTGGAAGGTTGGGCACAAGCTCGTCGACTGGACCGCTGGCTGCATCGCCGTCGACGACGACGAGATCGACCTCATCGCAAAGAGCGCCCCCATCGGGACGGTCGTCGACATCGAGGACTGA
- a CDS encoding BamA/TamA family outer membrane protein yields the protein MSTFLRATAVALLTLRAASAAAEPVRTPLRTWGVDPPDEPPVVPAAPVVAPAPPAPAPPEDGEPVLVRAPGRVGLRYVLEGVEVRGNTTTLSRVILRFVRFRAGDMLDVDDRELELTRFRLLGTGFFSDVQLSLRRGSRRQHVVLVVRVVERNTIVVNDVRLGLSADAEPNGAARPLTAYGGVDVSENNLAGTGIKLGAALAVADRQLGLRSRFADPQVFGSAFSVEAQVLFNRARDFFGNREVLVEDTSPTGRPQDFAIVSYQRFGGQAGIGHDVGASSRLFLDYRLESVDATLPLAASHRRGLDVEPIDFRIQRSSSLLSTVRATLLHDTRDEPFLPTRGVYVTTQAEASLTPLGSDYPYARLQVQGSHWMKLPWAHVVRVEGLAGAILGDAPLFERFYVGDLTDLLPDRTLDLAFDRRAAPNFFDNLIGEVRYGTYAAKVAGEYRVPLYRGRRSVYGVDLFGTVGLYGLTTAEDAKRPPRGYAGFRRIPVDLTFNLGLRIDTSAGGFVLGSSNLLWLIPFRREVGP from the coding sequence TTGTCCACCTTCCTTCGAGCGACCGCCGTGGCGCTCCTCACGCTTCGCGCCGCGTCAGCGGCCGCCGAGCCGGTGCGCACGCCGCTCCGCACGTGGGGGGTCGACCCGCCCGACGAGCCGCCGGTGGTTCCTGCGGCGCCTGTCGTGGCCCCGGCGCCACCAGCGCCAGCTCCGCCCGAGGATGGCGAACCGGTCCTCGTGCGTGCGCCGGGCCGCGTGGGCCTCCGCTACGTGCTCGAGGGCGTCGAGGTTCGTGGCAACACCACGACGCTCTCCCGCGTCATCCTCCGCTTCGTCCGCTTTCGCGCCGGCGACATGCTCGACGTCGACGACCGGGAGCTCGAGCTCACGCGCTTTCGTCTCCTCGGGACCGGCTTCTTCAGCGACGTGCAGCTCTCCTTGCGTCGCGGCTCTCGACGTCAGCACGTCGTGCTCGTCGTGCGCGTCGTCGAGCGCAACACCATCGTCGTCAACGACGTGAGGCTCGGCCTCTCGGCCGACGCCGAGCCTAACGGGGCGGCGCGCCCGCTCACGGCCTACGGCGGCGTCGACGTCTCGGAGAACAACCTCGCGGGCACGGGCATCAAGCTCGGCGCGGCCCTCGCCGTCGCCGATCGCCAACTCGGCCTTCGGTCGCGCTTCGCCGATCCGCAGGTCTTTGGCTCGGCCTTCAGCGTCGAGGCGCAGGTGCTCTTCAATCGCGCGCGGGACTTCTTCGGCAACCGTGAGGTCTTGGTCGAAGACACGTCGCCGACGGGTCGCCCGCAGGACTTCGCCATCGTCTCGTACCAGCGCTTCGGGGGTCAGGCTGGCATTGGCCACGACGTCGGCGCCTCGTCGAGGCTCTTCCTCGACTACCGTCTCGAGAGCGTCGACGCGACGCTGCCTCTGGCGGCGAGTCACCGCCGCGGCCTCGACGTCGAGCCCATCGATTTTCGCATTCAACGGAGCAGCTCGCTGCTCTCGACGGTGAGAGCCACGCTCCTCCACGACACGCGGGACGAGCCGTTTCTTCCCACGCGCGGCGTCTACGTGACCACGCAAGCCGAGGCGTCGCTGACGCCGCTCGGCAGCGACTACCCCTACGCACGGCTTCAGGTCCAAGGCTCTCATTGGATGAAGCTGCCTTGGGCTCACGTCGTACGGGTAGAGGGCCTCGCCGGCGCCATCCTCGGCGACGCACCGCTCTTCGAACGGTTCTACGTGGGCGACCTGACCGATCTCCTCCCGGACCGAACGCTCGACCTCGCCTTTGACCGCCGGGCGGCGCCGAACTTCTTCGACAACCTCATCGGTGAGGTTCGCTACGGCACCTACGCGGCGAAGGTCGCCGGCGAATACCGCGTCCCGCTCTACCGCGGCCGCCGTTCGGTGTACGGCGTCGATCTCTTCGGAACGGTCGGCCTCTACGGCCTCACGACCGCGGAAGACGCGAAGAGGCCGCCGCGCGGCTACGCGGGCTTCAGGCGCATTCCCGTCGACCTCACGTTCAACCTCGGCCTCCGCATCGACACGTCGGCCGGCGGCTTCGTGCTCGGCTCGTCGAACCTCTTGTGGCTCATTCCCTTCCGTCGCGAGGTGGGCCCATGA